A window from Neodiprion fabricii isolate iyNeoFabr1 chromosome 2, iyNeoFabr1.1, whole genome shotgun sequence encodes these proteins:
- the LOC124176981 gene encoding probable deoxyhypusine synthase: MCENPKDKLPAELKDAVLVQSVSLPAGAATVKGYDWNAGVDYHTLFESYKFSGFQATNFGLAVDEINKMINARKVPLDDDKIDSIEEDEFIKRKSNCTIFLGYTSNMASCGMRDTIRFLVQHKMVDCIVASAGGVEEDLIKCLAPTYLGDFHLEGKRLRENGINRIGNLLVPNDNYCLFEDWVTPKLDAMLAEQKEKGTLWTPSKVITRLGEEIDNPDSIYYWAAKNKIPVFSPALTDGSLGDMMFFHSFRNPGLVLDILSDLRRLNSMAMKAVNSGIIILGGGVIKHHICNANLMRNGADYAVFLNTASEFDGSDSGARPDEAVSWGKIKKDATPVKIYAEASLIFPLLVGETFARQFHSSKERAVSDV, from the exons ATGTGTGAAAATCCGAAGGACAAACTCCCTGCTGAATTGAAAGACGCAGTGCTGGTCCAGAGCGTATCCCTGCCCGCAGGTGCAGCTACAGTTAAAG GATATGATTGGAATGCCGGTGTCGACTATCACACACTTTTCGAGAGCTACAAATTCTCAGGGTTTCAGGCTACTAACTTTGGTCTAGCTGTCGACGAAATCAACAAAATGATCAACGCAAGGAAGGTCCCGCTCGACGATGACAAGATCGACTCTATAGAGGAAGATGAATTTATAAAGAGGAAAAGCAATTGTACGATATTTCTTGGGTATACGTCTAATATGGCATCTTGTGGGATGAGAGACACTATTAGATTTTTGGTTCAACACAAAATG GTTGACTGTATCGTTGCCTCGGCTGGTGGAGTCGAAGAGGATTTAATAAAATGCCTGGCACCGACTTACCTTGGGGATTTCCACCTCGAAGGCAAACGACTGAGAGAAAATGGGATTAATAGAATCGGGAATTTACTTGTTCCAAATGATAACTATTGTCTTTTCGAAGACTGGGTTACCCCAAAGCTGGATGCAATGTTGGCTGAACAGAAAGAGAAG GGTACTTTGTGGACACCCTCAAAGGTAATTACGAGACTAGGTGAAGAAATTGACAATCCAGATTCTATCTATTATTGGGCTGCCAAAAATAAGATTCCAGTCTTTAGTCCGGCATTGACTGACGGTAGCCTAGGCGACATGATGTTCTTCCATTCGTTCCGAAATCCTGGCCTAGTACTCGATATATTATCAG ATTTAAGGCGTTTGAACAGTATGGCGATGAAAGCGGTAAACAGCGGTATCATCATTCTAGGCGGGGGTGTAATCAAGCATCATATTTGCAACGCAAATCTTATG CGAAATGGCGCAGACTACGCTGTCTTTTTAAACACAGCCTCCGAGTTTGACGGTAGCGATAGCGGCGCAAGGCCCGACGAAGCCGTTTCGTGGGGAAAAATCAAGAAAGACGCAACTCCTGTAAAA ATATATGCCGAAGCTTCCCTCATCTTTCCACTTTTAGTCGGTGAGACATTCGCCCGTCAATTTCATTCCTCAAAAGAACGAGCTGTATCTGACGTATGA